One part of the Capricornis sumatraensis isolate serow.1 chromosome 13, serow.2, whole genome shotgun sequence genome encodes these proteins:
- the POU3F2 gene encoding POU domain, class 3, transcription factor 2, with the protein MATAASNHYSLLTSSASIVHTEPPGGMQQGAGGYREAQSLVQGDYGALQSNGHPLSHAHQWITALSHGGGGGGGGGGGGGGGGGGGGGDGSPWSTSPLGQPDIKPSVVVQQGGRGDELHGPGTLQQQQQQQQQQQQQQQQQQQQRPPHLVHHAANHHPGPGAWRSAAAAAHLPPSMGASNGGLLYSQPSFTVNGMLGAGGQPAGLHHHGLRDAHDEPHHADHHPHPHSHAHQQPPPPPPPQGPPGHPGAHHDPHSDEDTPTSDDLEQFAKQFKQRRIKLGFTQADVGLALGTLYGNVFSQTTICRFEALQLSFKNMCKLKPLLNKWLEEADSSSGSPTSIDKIAAQGRKRKKRTSIEVSVKGALESHFLKCPKPSAQEITSLADSLQLEKEVVRVWFCNRRQKEKRMTPPGGTLPGAEDVYGGSRDTPPHHGVQTPVQ; encoded by the coding sequence ATGGCGACCGCAGCGTCTAACCACTACAGCCTGCTCACCTCCAGCGCCTCCATCGTGCACACCGAGCCGCCGGGCGGCATGCAGCAGGGCGCGGGGGGCTACCGCGAGGCGCAGAGCCTGGTGCAGGGCGACTACGGCGCGCTGCAGAGCAACGGGCACCCGCTCAGCCACGCTCACCAGTGGATCACCGCGCTGTCCCacgggggcggcggcgggggcggtggcggcggcggcgggggcgggggtggcggcgggggcggcggcgacGGCTCCCCCTGGTCCACCAGCCCCCTGGGCCAGCCGGACATCAAGCCCTCGGTGGTGGTACAGCAGGGCGGCCGAGGTGACGAGCTGCACGGGCCGGGCaccctgcagcagcagcagcagcaacaacaacaacagcagcagcagcagcagcaacagcagcagcagcggccacCGCATCTGGTGCACCACGCCGCCAACCACCACCCGGGGCCCGGGGCATGGCGGAGCGCAGCGGCTGCGGCGCACCTCCCGCCCTCCATGGGAGCGTCCAACGGCGGCTTGCTCTACTCGCAGCCCAGCTTCACCGTGAACGGCATGCTGGGCGCCGGCGGGCAGCCGGCGGGGCTGCACCACCACGGCCTGCGGGACGCGCACGACGAACCGCACCACGCGGACCACCACCCGCACCCGCACTCGCACGCGCACCAGCAGccaccgcccccgccgcccccgcagGGCCCGCCCGGCCACCCGGGCGCGCACCACGACCCGCACTCGGATGAGGACACGCCGACCTCGGATGACCTGGAGCAGTTCGCCAAGCAGTTCAAGCAGCGGCGGATCAAACTGGGATTTACCCAAGCGGACGTGGGGCTGGCGCTGGGCACCCTGTACGGCAACGTGTTCTCGCAGACCACCATCTGCAGGTTTGAGGCCCTGCAGCTGAGCTTCAAGAACATGTGCAAGCTGAAGCCTTTGTTGAACAAGTGGTTGGAGGAGGCGGACTCGTCCTCGGGCAGCCCCACGAGCATAGACAAGATCGCAGCGCAGGGGCGCAAGAGGAAAAAGCGGACCTCCATCGAGGTGAGCGTCAAGGGGGCTCTGGAGAGCCATTTCCTCAAATGCCCCAAGCCCTCGGCCCAGGAGATCACCTCCCTCGCGGACAGCTTAcagctggagaaggaggtggtgaGAGTTTGGTTTTGTAacaggagacagaaagagaaaaggatgacCCCTCCCGGAGGGACTCTGCCGGGCGCCGAGGATGTGTACGGGGGGAGTAGGGACACGCCACCACACCATGGGGTGCAGACACCCGTCCAGTGA